From the genome of Chroicocephalus ridibundus chromosome 1, bChrRid1.1, whole genome shotgun sequence, one region includes:
- the TCEANC gene encoding transcription elongation factor A N-terminal and central domain-containing protein isoform X2, whose amino-acid sequence MAAARLGAEQEAGGRRHVESRGGGLKMSDQKNIVHRAHCIEKLLSENNFQDIEDHLKELEDVDMTIEYLQGTEVAKAVYRVLKSCPSAELKKRAKQLLSRWKGLYKNNCVHSIGVKKSISVYAKEETEHLSVVPTEQSLSEGPCQQEALEATSSKILVPLQTVKNLKCSDTEGSMNQLSAFEEQHTDNEGSKSLVKEGSLQQDPMRALRCKCTDLLCKALTGPAKDEEESDKWLELAKEIEEHIFALHAKSDRKYKNCIRSKISNLKNPKSCHLKDNLLSGALSPKAFAEMTVMEMASDELKQLRALYTESSVLEHQLPQVINGTQTNKIKCKRCEKFDCTVTMIARGTLFLPGWVRNTNPDEQMLTYVICNECGEQWYHSRWICL is encoded by the coding sequence GTTTAAAAATGTCTGACCAGAAAAATATTGTGCACAGAGCCCATTGTATTGAAAAGCTACTGTCTGAGAACAATTTCCAAGATATTGAGGATCATCTTAAAGAACTTGAAGATGTTGATATGACTATAGAATATCTTCAGGGGACGGAAGTTGCCAAGGCTGTATATAGAGTACTCAAGAGCTGCccttctgcagaactgaaaaagagagcaaagcagtTATTATCAAGGTGGAAAGGACTTTACAAGAATAACTGTGTTCACTCAATAGGAGTTAAAAAGTCAATTTCTGTGTATGCAAAAGAGGAAACTGAACATCTCAGTGTGGTTCCTACAGAGCAGTCACTATCTGAAGGACCATGTCAGCAGGAAGCATTAGAAGCTACTAGTTCTAAAATTTTGGTCCCATTGCAAACTgttaaaaatttgaaatgtaGCGACACAGAAGGCAGCATGAATCAGCTTTCTGCTTTTGAGGAGCAACACACTGATAATGAAGGTTCTAAATCTCTTGTTAAGGAAGGAAGTCTGCAGCAGGATCCAATGAGAGCTCTGAGGTGTAAATGTACGGATCTTCTTTGTAAAGCTTTGACTGGTCCTGCCAAAGATGAGGAAGAATCTGATAAATGGCTAGAGCTAGCTAAAGAAATCGAAGAACACATTTTTGCTCTTCATGCTAAAAGTGACAGAAAGTATAAAAATTGCATCAGAAGCAAAATCTCTAACCTGAAGAACCCTAAAAGTTGCCACTTAAAAGACAACCTTCTTTCGGGGGCGTTGAGTCCAAAGGCTTTTGCTGAGATGACAGTGATGGAAATGGCCAGCGATGAACTGAAACAGCTCAGGGCTCTGTACACAGAATCATCTGTTCTGGAACATCAGCTTCCACAAGTTATTAATGGGAcacagacaaacaaaataaagtgtAAGCGCTGTGAAAAATTTGATTGCACTGTCACTATGATCGCCAGAGGAACTCTCTTTCTTCCAGGTTGGGTGCGAAACACAAATCCAGATGAACAAATGTTGACTTACGTTATTTGTAATGAATGTGGAGAACAGTGGTATCACAGCAGATGGATTTGTTTGTAA
- the TCEANC gene encoding transcription elongation factor A N-terminal and central domain-containing protein isoform X3, with protein MSDQKNIVHRAHCIEKLLSENNFQDIEDHLKELEDVDMTIEYLQGTEVAKAVYRVLKSCPSAELKKRAKQLLSRWKGLYKNNCVHSIGVKKSISVYAKEETEHLSVVPTEQSLSEGPCQQEALEATSSKILVPLQTVKNLKCSDTEGSMNQLSAFEEQHTDNEGSKSLVKEGSLQQDPMRALRCKCTDLLCKALTGPAKDEEESDKWLELAKEIEEHIFALHAKSDRKYKNCIRSKISNLKNPKSCHLKDNLLSGALSPKAFAEMTVMEMASDELKQLRALYTESSVLEHQLPQVINGTQTNKIKCKRCEKFDCTVTMIARGTLFLPGWVRNTNPDEQMLTYVICNECGEQWYHSRWICL; from the coding sequence ATGTCTGACCAGAAAAATATTGTGCACAGAGCCCATTGTATTGAAAAGCTACTGTCTGAGAACAATTTCCAAGATATTGAGGATCATCTTAAAGAACTTGAAGATGTTGATATGACTATAGAATATCTTCAGGGGACGGAAGTTGCCAAGGCTGTATATAGAGTACTCAAGAGCTGCccttctgcagaactgaaaaagagagcaaagcagtTATTATCAAGGTGGAAAGGACTTTACAAGAATAACTGTGTTCACTCAATAGGAGTTAAAAAGTCAATTTCTGTGTATGCAAAAGAGGAAACTGAACATCTCAGTGTGGTTCCTACAGAGCAGTCACTATCTGAAGGACCATGTCAGCAGGAAGCATTAGAAGCTACTAGTTCTAAAATTTTGGTCCCATTGCAAACTgttaaaaatttgaaatgtaGCGACACAGAAGGCAGCATGAATCAGCTTTCTGCTTTTGAGGAGCAACACACTGATAATGAAGGTTCTAAATCTCTTGTTAAGGAAGGAAGTCTGCAGCAGGATCCAATGAGAGCTCTGAGGTGTAAATGTACGGATCTTCTTTGTAAAGCTTTGACTGGTCCTGCCAAAGATGAGGAAGAATCTGATAAATGGCTAGAGCTAGCTAAAGAAATCGAAGAACACATTTTTGCTCTTCATGCTAAAAGTGACAGAAAGTATAAAAATTGCATCAGAAGCAAAATCTCTAACCTGAAGAACCCTAAAAGTTGCCACTTAAAAGACAACCTTCTTTCGGGGGCGTTGAGTCCAAAGGCTTTTGCTGAGATGACAGTGATGGAAATGGCCAGCGATGAACTGAAACAGCTCAGGGCTCTGTACACAGAATCATCTGTTCTGGAACATCAGCTTCCACAAGTTATTAATGGGAcacagacaaacaaaataaagtgtAAGCGCTGTGAAAAATTTGATTGCACTGTCACTATGATCGCCAGAGGAACTCTCTTTCTTCCAGGTTGGGTGCGAAACACAAATCCAGATGAACAAATGTTGACTTACGTTATTTGTAATGAATGTGGAGAACAGTGGTATCACAGCAGATGGATTTGTTTGTAA